The DNA window TACCCCCGGTGCGCCGACCGTCGTGTTCGATAATGTCTCGTTCGGCTATCGGCCGGGCGAGCCCGTCGTTTCCGAGCTGACCTTTAGTGTGCTCGCGGGCAGCACCACCGCGATCGTGGGGCCCAGCGGTGCAGGCAAGACCACACTGCTGCGGCTGGCCGCGCGGTTCTACGATGTCGAGTCCGGCCGGGTGCAGGTCGGCGGACATGATGTGCGGGAGCAGCCGTCGGAGACGCTGTTGAATCAGGTGTCGCTGGTCTTCCAGAATGTCTATCTGTTCAACCGGTCGGTGGCGGACAACATTCGCACCGGCAGGCCGGACGCCACCGATGCCGAGGTGCGCCGGGTCGCGGAGGCTGCCCGGGTGGACGAGATCGCCGAGCGGCTGCCGGATGGCTTCGACAGCACGGTCGGCGAGGGCGGCGCCACCCTGTCCGGTGGTGAGCGGCAACGGGTTTCGATTGCCCGCGCGCTTCTCAAGGACGCCCCGATCGTGCTGCTGGACGAGGTGACCAGTGCGCTGGACCCACAGAGCGAGGCGGTCGTCGTCCGTGGTGTGCACGAAGTAACCAGGGACAAGACGGTGTTGGTCGTCGCGCACCGGCTCTCGACCATCGCACATGCCGATCAGATCCTCTTCCTGGACGGTGGCCGGATCGTCGAGCGCGGCACCCACAGTGAGCTGGTGGAGCTCGGCGGCCGCTACGCCGATTTCTGGGCCGAACGTTCGCGGGCGAGTGGCTGGCGCCTGGAACCGGCAACGGCCTAGGGGGATGGGAGTAGTGGACAGACTTCTGGTGGTCGGTGCGGGGCCGAAGGCGATGGCCGTCGCCGCGAAGGCACACGTGCTACGCGAACTCGGCCTGCCCGCACCCCGGGTGACCGTCGTGGAATCGCATGCGGTGGGCGGTAACTGGCTGGCCAGTGGCGGGTGGACCGATGGTCAGCACCGGCTCGGCACCAGCCCGGAGAAGGATGTGGGCTTTCCGTACCACTCGACCTGGGCGCGCGGGCGCAACCGCGCGATCAACGACGCGATGATGGCGTTCAGCTGGACGTCGTTCCTGGTCGAGCGTGGCACCTACGCCGAGTGGATCGACCGTGGTCGCCCGAGTCCGCACCACCATGTCTGGGCCAAATACCTGCAGTGGGTCGCCAGGAAAACGGATATCGAGTTCGTGCTCGGCACCGTGCGCAAGATTTCGGCGGCGGCGCAGGGCTGGCTGGTCTCGGTCGCCGACGCGGACGGGGTTGTCACCGAGGTCGACGCCGAGCGACTGATGATCACCGGACCGGGCCACAGCAGACGCGCGCTGGTCGACCATCCGAAAGTGCTGAGCATCGCGGACTTCTGGGATCTCGCGGGGCGCCGCCGGTTGCCGGCGTCATCGCGGGCGGCGGTCATCGGCGGCGGTGAAACCGCGGGCTCGGCGATGGACGAACTTGTCCGCCACGATGTGCTGACCGTCTCGGTCATCTCGCCCGCTGCCACCATCTATACCCGCGGCGAGAGCTACTTCGAGAACTCGCTCTACAGCGAGCCCATCAAGTGGCGGGCGCTGAGCATCGAGGAACGCCGCGATGTCGTCCGGCGGACCGACCGTGGCGTGTTCTCGGTGCGGGTCCAGGAGAACCTGTTGGGTGACAGCCGGGTCCATCATCTGCAGGGACGTGTCGTGCGAGTCGCCGAACACGGTGCGGGCGTTGCGCTCACGCTGCGTAATGAGCGGCGCCCGGACCAGGTGCACGCCTTCGATCTGGTGGTCGACGCCACCGGCGGTCAGCCACTGTGGTTTCTGGAGATGTTCGAACCGGACGCGATGGACCTGGTCGAGCTCGCGATCGGCGGGCCGATCACCCAGGCGCGGATCGAGGCATCGATCGCCCATGATCTGGCGGTGACCGGGCTCGAGGCGAAGCTCTACCTGCCGAATCTCGCGGGCCTCGCGCAGGGCCCGGGATTTCCGAATCTCAGCTGTCTGGGCGAACTTTCGGATCGAGTGCTGGCCTCGGGCTCGAGCGGTACCGAGTCGGCCGCGCAGGTCACTTCGGCACACCTCAGCGTGTAGGGTAGGCTACCCTTAGTATCTGTCGAGGGTGAGGTTCGGTTCATGCGTATCGTGTCGTTCGGCTTCCAGACCTGGGGTTGCAAAACCCTTCAGGCCCTGATCGATTCGGAGCATGAGGTGGCGCTCGCGGTCACCCATCCGAGCAGTGCGCAGTCCTACAAGGCGATCTGGTCGGATTCGGTCGAGGAGCTGGCCCGCGCACACGGCATCCCGGTGCACCTGACCGAACGGGCCGATGCGGCGACCATCGACCTGGTCAAGCGAGCCGAGCCGGACGTCATCGTGGTGAACAGCTGGTACACCTGGATGCCGCCGGAGCTGTACAACCTGCCACCGCACGGCACGCTCAATCTGCACGATTCGCTGCTGCCGAAGTTCACCGGCTTCTCGCCGGTGCTCTGGGCACTGATCAGCGGCGAATCCGAATTCGGGCTCACCGTGCACCGGATGGATGAGCAACTGGACACCGGCGACATCCTGGTGCAGCGCTCGCTGCCGATCGGGCCGACCGCTACCGGCACCGAGCTCGTCGAGGCGGGGATGGCACTGATCCCGGACGCACTGCGGGAGGCGCTGTCCGCGCTGGAGTCCGGCACCGCGGTGTGGCGGCCACAGCACAAGGCCGAGCGAACCTACTTCCACAAACGGTCCGAGCGGGACAGCCGGATCGATTGGGCTTGGTCCGCGGTCGATGTGGAGCGCTTCGTGCGTGCGCTGTCCGAACCGTATCCGCGTGCGTTCGGTTACTACCGGGGCGAGCGGGTCGAAATTCTCGCCGCGGCAGTGTCGGCCGCCTGCTACGGCGGCACCGCGGGCCGGGTGGTCGTCCAGGAGGGCGGTGCGGTCGTGGTGTGTGGTCCCGATGCGATTCGCGGACGCAACCCCGGCTTGTTGATCACCCGGGTGCGGACGGCGAACGGCGCCGAACATTCCGGAGCCGAATTCTTCGCGCGCGGCGGCTATCTCACCGATACGCCGGCGTGATCCGTGGTCCGGTAGCGAGCCTCGGGGCCGCCGACCGGAATCAAGTTCAACCCGGGGGCGAAGGAATCCATGTCGACCACAGCCGATGACACGCAACGCCTACTGCACCGCCGATCCGGTCGGCGGCTGATCGAAGCTATCCAGAAACCAACCGTGCCAGATGTGGCGGACGTGCAGCGGGCCGCGCTGTCATCGGGTCAACGGCGTGCCTGGTTCCTGCAGACCCGCGATCCCGATGACACCACGCTGAATATCGGTATCGCGTATCGGCTGACCGGCACGTTGGACACCGAACGCCTGCGCGCCGCCGTCGAGGCGGTTGCCGCGCGGCACGAGATCCTGCGCACCACATATGGACTCGGCGATACGGGCGAGCCCTACCGGATCGTCCGGAACGAGCCGCTGAGCTGGCAGGAGCACGATCTGTCCGGGCTGCCGGAATCGAGCCGGACCCGCAGGCTGGAGGTGCTGTCCCGACGCGAACTCGGTCGGCCGTTCGAGCTGGCAACCGAGGCGCCGATACGAATCACCCTGATCCGCACTGGCGCCGGTGAATTCGTCTTCGTACTCGTGGCACACACCATCGCCTGGGACGACGATTCGTGGGGCGTGTTCGCCGCCGAACTGAACGCCGCCTATCACGGTGCGGTACTGCCCGAACCGCGTGGACAGGCGGTGGCCGCCGACACCGACGCCGACGCCGCCGCGGTGGAGTACTGGCGCGATCTGCTGCGCCCGCTGCCGGAGACGCTGGAGCTACCGGGCAGGGCCTTATCCGTCGATGGCGCACGTCGGACCCGGCGGTGTTCGGTGCCGCTGTCGCGCGAACTGCTCGCCCGGGTGGACGCCTTCGCCCGCGAAAGCGTGTCCACCCCGTTCGCGGTGCTGCTCGCGGCCTTCGACGCGGTGATCCACCGATACACCGCGGCAACGGATTTCCTGGTCGCGGTCCCGGTCAGCACGCGCGGCGCCACCGCGGTGTCGGTCATCGGCTACTTCGGCAACACCCTGCTGCTGCGTGCCACACTGCGATCGGCGGACACCTTCGCGAATTTCGCGGCGGCCGTGCGCGAGCACTGTGCCGATGCGTTCGCGCATCGGGAGGTCGGTATCGATCGAGTCGTGCACGCCGTCAATCCGAATCGCAGTGGCCGCCGCGACGGTTTGGAACAGCTGGTCCGCGTCGGTTTCGGCGTCACCGAGCGCGAGCACGGGCTGGCACTCGACGGTGTCACCGCGGCCCGGCTCGAGCTCGGCAGCCCGGCGGCACCGGTCCCGCTGCGGTGCACTGTCGTGCTCGACGCGGACGGTCCGCGGGTCGAGGCCCAGTACTGGGACGACCAGCTCGCGCCCGGACTGGTCGAGCGGCTGATCGCGCACTACGTGCAGCTGCTGGACAACGCGCTCACCGAACCGGGCCACCGCATCGGTGATATCGACATATTCGGCGACGACGATCGAGCACGGCTGCTCGCCCAGTCGCACGGCGCGCTCGTCGGTACCCGGCCGACCACCATGGTCGCGCTGTTCGAGCAGCGTGTGGCGGCGGCGCCGCAGGCGCTGGCGATCGTCGCACCGCGTGGCGATGGCCCGCCCGACGTGGAGTTGAGTTACGACCAGCTCAACCGCCGCGCGAACCGCATGGCGCACTGGCTGATCGGACAGGGCATCGGCGCGGAGGATATTGTCGCGCTGCGGATTTCCACGTCGGTGGAGTTCGTCGTCGCTGCGCTCGGTGTGCTCAAGGCGGGTGCCGCGTACTTGCCGATCGACCCGGCCTACCCGGATGAGCGCATCGATCTCGTCGACCGGGATGCCCGGCCCCGGCTGCTGCTCGGCCGCGTCGAAGCGGTGGCTGCGGAGGAGTCCGCGATCGCGCTGCCCGAACATGATCCCGCCGACGCCGATCGCGTGCGCCCGTTGCGTCCCGGCAATCTCGCCTACGTCATCTACACCTCGGGATCGACCGGACGGCCCAAGGGCGTGCCGGTTTCGCACGCCGCCATCGCCGATCATCTGGAATCCTTCTGCGCGGAGTGGGGGATGACCGCCGCGGACCGGTTGCTGCAGTCGTCGTCGGTGAGCTTCGACGCCTCGCTGCTCGATATCTTCGTCACGCTGACTGTCGGTGCGCGCCTGGTGATTCCGAAACCCGGTGCGTTCGGTGACATCGCGTATGTGGCCGATTTGATCGCCCGGTGCGGGGTCACCGTGCTGCACATGGTTCCGTCGATGCTGAGTACCTTCCTGCTGCTGCCCGAGGTAAGTGAGTGGCGGGCGCTGCGGCATGTCCCGGTCGGCGGCGAGGCGTTGCCGGGCGAGGTCGCCGACCGGTTCGCGGCGGTCTTCGATGCCGAACTGCGCAATCACTACGGCCCCACCGAGGCGGTGGTCTCCGCGACCCATATGAGGGTCGAGGGCCCGCAGGGCACCCGGATCGTGCCGATCGGAACGCCGAACCGCAATGTCTACGTATATCTGCTCGACGAGCGGCTGCAGCTGGTCCCCGCCGGTGTGGTCGGCGAAATCTACCTGGGCGGTCCGCAATTGGCGCGCGGCTACCTGAATCGCTGTGGGTTGACCGCGCAACGGTTCATCGCCGACCCCTTCTGCACCGGGCAGCGGCTGTACCGTACCGGCGATCTGGCGCGCCGCACCGGTGACGGCGTGCTCGAATTCATCGGCCGCGCCGACGAACAGGTGAAGATACGCGGTTTCCGCATCGAACTGGGTGAGGTGGAAGCCGTGATCGCGAGCCATCCGGACGTCGGTCACTGTGTGGTGGTCGCGGTGTCGGATGCCGCACTCGGGATGATGTTGGCCGCGTACGTCGTCCCGGCCGGTGCCGCGGGCCCCGACCTCGACCGGGTGCGCGCGCACGCCGCGGTGAGCCTGCCCGACTACATGGTGCCCTCGGCGTTCTCCGTCATCGACGAGATTCCGCTCACCAGGCACGGCAAGCTGGACAAGAAGGCGCTACCCGAACCGGTGCCCGCCGCGGGTCGCGACCACCGGGAACCGCGCACTGCCAACGAGATGCGCGTCGCCGAGCTGTACGCGGAGATCTTCGGCCTGAGTCGAGTCGGTGCCGACGACTCGTTCTTCGAACTCGGCGGCCACTCGCTGCTGGCCAATCGGCTGGTGTCGCAGCTGCGCGCCGAGTTCGGTGTCGAGATCGACGTGCGTGTCCTGTTCGACACCCCGACCGTCGCCGGACTCGCCGCGCTGATCGAGGCCACCCCCGTTGCCCTTTCGGATGTGCTGACCGCGGCCGAACGACAGCGGGTGCTCGGTGAGTGGGCGACCGGGGTGGAACTGTCCGACGTGCCGCAACTCCCCGAGCTGATCCGCCGCGGCCGTGCGATTCCCGGCCTGCGGTCCGCGGTTCGTTGTGGCACACAGACTCTCACCTACGACGAGCTGTTCGCCCAGCTGGACGCCGGATCGGTAGTCGGCGGATCGACAGGGGTATCGGTCGACCGGCTGGTTCGCCTGTTCGGCACACTCGCGACAGCCATTCGGGATCCGGATGCCATGGTCGGCGCGGGGTCGACGACGCGGTTGCCCACTGCGGCCGCGCTGGCGGCGGCCGTCTGGGATCGTCGTGTCGTTGCCGCCGAAAGCCGTTGTCGGCGTGTGGATCCCGCGTACGGCTGGGTGGACGTGCGGCTGATCGCGGCCGAGTGGAGCGACGCACAGGTGGCGGTCGAACTGCTGGCCGCCCTGGCCGACGGTGCGACACTGATCGTCGCCACGCCGGCGCAGCAGGCGAATCCGGGCGCGCTGGTCGAGCTCATCGCGGCGCATGCGGTGACACATGTGGTCGCCACCGCGGCGAGCCTCTCTCGTATCGTGCCCGCCGACGGCGCGACGTTGCCGACCATCCGGCGCTGGGACGTCACCGGAACCGATTCGGCCCCAA is part of the Nocardia sp. NBC_00565 genome and encodes:
- a CDS encoding methionyl-tRNA formyltransferase gives rise to the protein MRIVSFGFQTWGCKTLQALIDSEHEVALAVTHPSSAQSYKAIWSDSVEELARAHGIPVHLTERADAATIDLVKRAEPDVIVVNSWYTWMPPELYNLPPHGTLNLHDSLLPKFTGFSPVLWALISGESEFGLTVHRMDEQLDTGDILVQRSLPIGPTATGTELVEAGMALIPDALREALSALESGTAVWRPQHKAERTYFHKRSERDSRIDWAWSAVDVERFVRALSEPYPRAFGYYRGERVEILAAAVSAACYGGTAGRVVVQEGGAVVVCGPDAIRGRNPGLLITRVRTANGAEHSGAEFFARGGYLTDTPA
- a CDS encoding SidA/IucD/PvdA family monooxygenase; the protein is MGVVDRLLVVGAGPKAMAVAAKAHVLRELGLPAPRVTVVESHAVGGNWLASGGWTDGQHRLGTSPEKDVGFPYHSTWARGRNRAINDAMMAFSWTSFLVERGTYAEWIDRGRPSPHHHVWAKYLQWVARKTDIEFVLGTVRKISAAAQGWLVSVADADGVVTEVDAERLMITGPGHSRRALVDHPKVLSIADFWDLAGRRRLPASSRAAVIGGGETAGSAMDELVRHDVLTVSVISPAATIYTRGESYFENSLYSEPIKWRALSIEERRDVVRRTDRGVFSVRVQENLLGDSRVHHLQGRVVRVAEHGAGVALTLRNERRPDQVHAFDLVVDATGGQPLWFLEMFEPDAMDLVELAIGGPITQARIEASIAHDLAVTGLEAKLYLPNLAGLAQGPGFPNLSCLGELSDRVLASGSSGTESAAQVTSAHLSV
- a CDS encoding non-ribosomal peptide synthetase; this translates as MSTTADDTQRLLHRRSGRRLIEAIQKPTVPDVADVQRAALSSGQRRAWFLQTRDPDDTTLNIGIAYRLTGTLDTERLRAAVEAVAARHEILRTTYGLGDTGEPYRIVRNEPLSWQEHDLSGLPESSRTRRLEVLSRRELGRPFELATEAPIRITLIRTGAGEFVFVLVAHTIAWDDDSWGVFAAELNAAYHGAVLPEPRGQAVAADTDADAAAVEYWRDLLRPLPETLELPGRALSVDGARRTRRCSVPLSRELLARVDAFARESVSTPFAVLLAAFDAVIHRYTAATDFLVAVPVSTRGATAVSVIGYFGNTLLLRATLRSADTFANFAAAVREHCADAFAHREVGIDRVVHAVNPNRSGRRDGLEQLVRVGFGVTEREHGLALDGVTAARLELGSPAAPVPLRCTVVLDADGPRVEAQYWDDQLAPGLVERLIAHYVQLLDNALTEPGHRIGDIDIFGDDDRARLLAQSHGALVGTRPTTMVALFEQRVAAAPQALAIVAPRGDGPPDVELSYDQLNRRANRMAHWLIGQGIGAEDIVALRISTSVEFVVAALGVLKAGAAYLPIDPAYPDERIDLVDRDARPRLLLGRVEAVAAEESAIALPEHDPADADRVRPLRPGNLAYVIYTSGSTGRPKGVPVSHAAIADHLESFCAEWGMTAADRLLQSSSVSFDASLLDIFVTLTVGARLVIPKPGAFGDIAYVADLIARCGVTVLHMVPSMLSTFLLLPEVSEWRALRHVPVGGEALPGEVADRFAAVFDAELRNHYGPTEAVVSATHMRVEGPQGTRIVPIGTPNRNVYVYLLDERLQLVPAGVVGEIYLGGPQLARGYLNRCGLTAQRFIADPFCTGQRLYRTGDLARRTGDGVLEFIGRADEQVKIRGFRIELGEVEAVIASHPDVGHCVVVAVSDAALGMMLAAYVVPAGAAGPDLDRVRAHAAVSLPDYMVPSAFSVIDEIPLTRHGKLDKKALPEPVPAAGRDHREPRTANEMRVAELYAEIFGLSRVGADDSFFELGGHSLLANRLVSQLRAEFGVEIDVRVLFDTPTVAGLAALIEATPVALSDVLTAAERQRVLGEWATGVELSDVPQLPELIRRGRAIPGLRSAVRCGTQTLTYDELFAQLDAGSVVGGSTGVSVDRLVRLFGTLATAIRDPDAMVGAGSTTRLPTAAALAAAVWDRRVVAAESRCRRVDPAYGWVDVRLIAAEWSDAQVAVELLAALADGATLIVATPAQQANPGALVELIAAHAVTHVVATAASLSRIVPADGATLPTIRRWDVTGTDSAPTLPGRLAAVAPESVATFAYTVPACAGAVARGSLDGSGRARPIPGARILVLDESRQPVPPNVIGEVYVGGATLSIDAFAVDRSVDDPFLPGGRLFRTGDRARWTTDGWLIFG